One genomic window of Trueperaceae bacterium includes the following:
- a CDS encoding phospho-N-acetylmuramoyl-pentapeptide-transferase has protein sequence MSLVAAAAASLVLTGTFVQVARRLGWGKAIRAQGPESHLGKAGTPTMGGVAFLLAAVGAWALFGGVARPEAALAALVIGSGLLGLYDDTLSLARKREAAAGAEPTAGGLGARYRLVVQGAMALGFAWWAVSAGHALLGSAWLDVAAYALVIVGAINAFNFTDGVDGLAAGVTAIILLFFLASPFAAALLGALLGFLWYNGHPARVFMGGVGSEALGAAVAGLAILDGTVWYLPLVALVPVLEVLSVIVQVGYFRLTGGKRLLRMSPLHHHFELSGWSETRVATRFCLVTALCVALALAFARGAP, from the coding sequence CTGAGCCTCGTGGCGGCGGCCGCCGCGAGCCTGGTCCTGACCGGCACGTTCGTGCAGGTGGCCCGCCGGCTGGGATGGGGCAAGGCCATCAGGGCGCAGGGCCCCGAATCGCACCTCGGCAAGGCCGGCACCCCCACCATGGGCGGCGTCGCCTTCCTCCTGGCCGCCGTCGGCGCCTGGGCGCTCTTCGGCGGCGTCGCCCGCCCCGAGGCCGCCCTGGCGGCGCTGGTCATCGGTTCGGGCCTGCTCGGCCTCTACGACGACACCCTCAGCCTGGCGCGCAAGCGCGAGGCGGCCGCGGGGGCCGAGCCAACGGCAGGCGGCCTCGGGGCGCGTTACCGCCTCGTCGTGCAGGGCGCCATGGCGCTGGGCTTCGCCTGGTGGGCGGTGAGCGCCGGGCACGCGCTCCTCGGCAGCGCCTGGCTCGACGTCGCCGCCTACGCGCTCGTGATCGTCGGCGCCATCAACGCCTTCAACTTCACCGACGGCGTCGACGGCCTCGCCGCCGGCGTCACGGCCATCATCCTGCTCTTCTTCCTGGCATCGCCGTTCGCCGCCGCGCTGCTCGGCGCCCTCCTCGGGTTCCTCTGGTACAACGGCCACCCGGCCCGGGTGTTCATGGGCGGCGTGGGTTCCGAGGCCCTCGGCGCGGCGGTGGCCGGCCTCGCCATCCTCGACGGCACCGTGTGGTACCTGCCGCTCGTGGCGCTCGTCCCCGTCCTGGAGGTCCTGTCCGTGATCGTCCAGGTCGGCTACTTCCGCCTCACCGGCGGCAAGCGCCTCCTGCGCATGAGCCCGCTCCACCACCACTTCGAGCTGAGCGGCTGGAGCGAGACGCGCGTCGCGACGCGCTTCTGCCTGGTCACGGCGCTCTGCGTCGCGCTGGCGCTGGCGTTCGCGCGCGGGGCACCGTGA